The Constrictibacter sp. MBR-5 sequence ACACGGCCAGAACGACCACCGTCGCCACGACGCCGACGGATCCCGCTACCAGCTTTCGCATCGGCCCAGCTCCAACCCCGGGCCTCCGATCGCCCCATCGCAGGACCGGGCCGCGCAACCTCACCCCGCCGCAGTCTGCGCGGTGTAGAGCCAGGGGCGCGCCAGCCGATCCCGTTCCTCGAAAGTGTCGATCTTCGGCTTGTGCTTCAAGGTCAGGCCGATGTCGTCGAGCCCGTTCAGCAGGCAGTGCTTGCGGAACGGATCGATGCCGAACGCGATCGTCTCGCCGTTCGGACGGGTGATCTGCTGGTTCTCCAGATCGACCGTGATGCGGGCGTTCTGGCCGAGCTGCGAATCCTCGAGCAGCTTTGCGATCTCGGCCTTCGGCAGCTTGATCAGCAGCAGGCCGTTCTTGAAGCTGTTGTTGTAGAAGATGTCGGCGAAGGACTCGCCGATGACGCAGCGGATGCCGAAATCGTGCAGCGCCCAGGGGGCGTGCTCCCGCGAGGAGCCGCAGCCGAAATTCTCGGTCGTGACCAGGATCTCGGCCTTGCGGTAGGGCTCGCGGTTGAGGACGAAGTTGGGGTTCTCGGCGCCGTCCGACGTGTAGCGCACGTCGTTGAAGAGGTGCTTGCCGAGGCCCGTGCGCTTGATGGTCTTCAGGAAGCGCGCCGGGATGATGCGGTCGGTGTCGATGTTGGCGTCACCCACCGGGGCGGCGATGCCGGTCAGCGTCTCGAACTTTTCCATGATCGTTGCCTCCTCTGGGCCTCTCCGGGCCGCAGCCTAGCCCACCAACTCGCGCACGTCCGTCAGGTGACCCGTGATCGCCGCAGCGGCGGCCATGGCGGGGCTGACGAGATGGGTGCGTCCGCCGGGTCCCTGACGGCCCTCGAAATTGCGATTCGAGGTCGACGCGCTGCGCTCGCCGGGCTTCAGCTTGTCGGCGTTCATGGCGAGGCACATCGAGCAGCCCGCCTCGCGCCACTCGAACCCGGCCTCGAGCAGGATCTTGTCGAGCCCCTCCTCCTCGGCCTGGTTCTTGACGAGCCCCGAACCCGGGACGACCAGCGCGCGGATGCCGTCGGCCACCTTGCGGCCCTTGGCGACCGCGGCGGCCGCACGGATGTCCTCGATCCGGCCGTTGGTGCAGGAGCCGATGAACACCGTGTCGATCTTGATGTCCGAGAGCTTCATGCCGCCGGTCAGGCCCATATAGCCCAGCGCCCGCTCGACGTTCTTGCGCTTGCCCTCGTCGGCGATCTCCTCCGGACGGGGCACGGTGGCACCGATCGGCAGCGCGTCTTCCGGGCTGTTGCCCCAGGTGACGAAGGGCTGGATGTCCTCCGCCTTCATGACGATCTCGGTGTCGTAGACCGCACCCGGATCGGAGGGCAGCGACTTCCAATAGGAGACCGCCGCCTCCCAGGCCGCGCCCTTCGGCGCCGAGGGGCGACCCTTCAGATACTCGAAGGTCGTCTCGTCCGGCGCCACCAGGCCGGCACGCGCGCCCGCCTCGATCGACATGTTGCAGACCGTCATGCGGCCTTCCATCGACAGCGCCCGGACGGCGGAGCCGGCATACTCGATGACGTGGCCGGTGCCGCCGGCGGTGCCGATCTTGCCGATGATGGCGAGGATCATGTCCTTCGCGGTCACGCCGAACGGCAGCTCGCCGTCGACGGTGATGCGCATGTTCTTCGCCGGGCGCTGGATCAGCGTCTGGGTGGCGAGCACGTGCTCGACCTCGGACGTGCCGATGCCGAAGGCCAGCGCGCCGAACGCGCCGTGCGTCGAGGTGTGGCTGTCGCCGCACACGATCGTCATCCCCGGCTGGGTCAGGCCCTGCTCCGGTCCGATGATGTGCACGATGCCCTGGCGGACGTCGTCGACGGCGAAATAGGGAACGCCGAACTCGGCCACGTTCTTTTCGAGCGTCTCGACCTGGATCCGCGATTCCGGGTCCTCGATGCCGAGGCTCCGGTCGGTCGTCGGCACGTTGTGATCGGCGACCGCGATCGTCGCATCCGGCCGGTGGACCTTACGGCCGGCGAGCCTGAGGCCTTCGAAGGCCTGCGGGCTCGTCACCTCGTGCACCAGGTGCTTGTCGATGTAGATCACGCAGGTCCCATCGGGCTGCGTGTCGACGACGTGGTTGTCCCAGATCTTGTCGAACAGCGTACGCGGCTTGCTCATCCCACACCTCTCCGCGGGCCTCTCGGGGCCGGCTCGGCCGGCATCTGCGCCGGCTGGCGTCCGCGGCGAGCGGGCCGAAGCCCGCCCTCCGTCTCGTTGCGATCTACTCCTGCGCGGACGCAGCAGTCTTTGTCCGCTGCGGACGCGCGCGCTCGACGATGCGGGCGGCGCGGCCGGTGCGGCCACGAAGATAGTACAGCTTCGCACGGCGGACCTTGCCCTGACGCACGACATCGATCGACTCGATGTTCGGCGAATAGAGCGGGAAGACGCGCTCGACGCCCTCGCCGAACGACAGCTTGCGCACCGTGAAGGCCGAGTTGATGCCGGAATTCCGGCGGGCGATGCAGACGCCCTCATACGCCTGGACGCGCTCGCGCGTGCCCTCGACGACCTTGTAGTTCACGCGGACCGTGTCGCCCGGACGGAAGTCGGGGACGGCGCTGCGTGCGACGGCCTTGGCGACCTGCTCCTGCTCGAGCTGCTGAATGATGTTCATGACCTGATTTCCTTTCCTTCCGCCTGGTACCGGGCCCACAGGTCCGGTCGTCGCATCCTCGTAACCGTCTCGGCTTCCGCGCGCCGCCAGGCCCGGATCCGCTCGTGGTGACCGGAGAGCAGCACCTCCGGCACCGGGCGGCCGTCCCAGACCTGGGGCCGGGTATAGAGCGGGTATTCCAGCAGGCCGCGTTCGAAACTCTCTTCCTCGAGCGAAGCCGCCTCACCCATCACGCCCGGCAGCAGGCGAATGCAGGCGTCCAGCAGACAGATGGCCGCCGGCTCGCCGCCGGACAATATGAAGTCGCCGAGGCAGATCTCTTCCGCCTCGTGCGCCGTCAGAACACGTTCGTCGACGCCCTCGTAGCGGCCGCACAGCACGGTCAGCGCCGGTGCCGCCGCCAGTGCCTCGACCCTGTCCTGGGTCAGCGGCCGACCGCGCGGCGTCAGATAGACCAGCGGGCCGCGCGGGTCGCGCCCGGCGCGGATGGCCGCGTCGACCACGTCGGGCCGCATGACCATCCC is a genomic window containing:
- the leuD gene encoding 3-isopropylmalate dehydratase small subunit, whose translation is MEKFETLTGIAAPVGDANIDTDRIIPARFLKTIKRTGLGKHLFNDVRYTSDGAENPNFVLNREPYRKAEILVTTENFGCGSSREHAPWALHDFGIRCVIGESFADIFYNNSFKNGLLLIKLPKAEIAKLLEDSQLGQNARITVDLENQQITRPNGETIAFGIDPFRKHCLLNGLDDIGLTLKHKPKIDTFEERDRLARPWLYTAQTAAG
- the leuC gene encoding 3-isopropylmalate dehydratase large subunit, producing the protein MSKPRTLFDKIWDNHVVDTQPDGTCVIYIDKHLVHEVTSPQAFEGLRLAGRKVHRPDATIAVADHNVPTTDRSLGIEDPESRIQVETLEKNVAEFGVPYFAVDDVRQGIVHIIGPEQGLTQPGMTIVCGDSHTSTHGAFGALAFGIGTSEVEHVLATQTLIQRPAKNMRITVDGELPFGVTAKDMILAIIGKIGTAGGTGHVIEYAGSAVRALSMEGRMTVCNMSIEAGARAGLVAPDETTFEYLKGRPSAPKGAAWEAAVSYWKSLPSDPGAVYDTEIVMKAEDIQPFVTWGNSPEDALPIGATVPRPEEIADEGKRKNVERALGYMGLTGGMKLSDIKIDTVFIGSCTNGRIEDIRAAAAVAKGRKVADGIRALVVPGSGLVKNQAEEEGLDKILLEAGFEWREAGCSMCLAMNADKLKPGERSASTSNRNFEGRQGPGGRTHLVSPAMAAAAAITGHLTDVRELVG
- the rplS gene encoding 50S ribosomal protein L19, translating into MNIIQQLEQEQVAKAVARSAVPDFRPGDTVRVNYKVVEGTRERVQAYEGVCIARRNSGINSAFTVRKLSFGEGVERVFPLYSPNIESIDVVRQGKVRRAKLYYLRGRTGRAARIVERARPQRTKTAASAQE
- the trmD gene encoding tRNA (guanosine(37)-N1)-methyltransferase TrmD; translated protein: MSEPWRAVMLTLFPEMFPGPLGFSLAGKALETGLWALETVDIRAYARDKHRSVDDTPFGGGAGMVMRPDVVDAAIRAGRDPRGPLVYLTPRGRPLTQDRVEALAAAPALTVLCGRYEGVDERVLTAHEAEEICLGDFILSGGEPAAICLLDACIRLLPGVMGEAASLEEESFERGLLEYPLYTRPQVWDGRPVPEVLLSGHHERIRAWRRAEAETVTRMRRPDLWARYQAEGKEIRS